DNA sequence from the Asticcacaulis sp. AND118 genome:
TCTTCGATGTCCATGTCGACGGCGTCAGGCGCGACGCGCGCAGGATCGGCCGGATCGAGTTCGTCGTCTTCGTCGGCCAGCAGCGTGTCGTCGGCAACGACCTCATCGATTTCCGGAGTGATGATTTCCGGTTCTTCGTCCTCATCCTCGTCGCCGGGGGTCTTGCCCTTGACCTGATCTTCGGCCTCGTCGTCCATTTCGTATTCGTCAGGCGCGACCGGGCGGACGCGGGTGCGACGGGTGCGCAGCGCTTCTTCGGGATCGAATTCGTTGTCGCATTTCGGGCAGTGGGCGGGGCGCTTGTTCAGGTCGTAGAACTTCGCCGTGCAGTTGGGACAAATCTGTTTGGTGCCAAGGGCGGGATCAGCCACGGAGCGTCCTCATATAGTGGAAAAATTTCAAGCTTTGGCCTCCCTTGCCACCAGATCGTCCGCCTGTCAAAACGGATTTTCGGCATCTGTTCCGATTTTTTGCCATTCCGTGAGCGGACGGCCGCACGGGAGGGGCTTGCCGGCCAGCGTTTCCCTCTCTAAAAGCCGCGCGCATGACGGATTCCCTCATCATCGCCTTCGACGGACCCGCCGCTTCGGGCAAGGGCACCCTGGCCTCGGTCATCGCGCAGGATTACGGCCTGCCTATGCTCGATACCGGCCTGATCTACCGCGCGGTCGGTTTTCAGCGCGCGCAGAAGGGGCTTTCGCTGGACGATGTGCAGCCGATGGTCGAAATCGCCCGGACGCTGGATACCGAAACGCTCGACAATCCCGCCTTGCGCGGCCGGGAGGCGGGTGAGTGGGCCTCTCAGGTCGCCGCCATTCCCGAAGTCCGCGAGGCCCTGAAGCAGTTTCAGATCGATTTCGCCCATCAGGCGGGCGGCGCCGTGCTCGACGGACGCGACATAGGTACGGTGATTGCGCCGGACGCCGATGTGAAGATCTTCGTCACCGCCCGCGCCGAGGTCAGGGCGCACCGCCGTTGGCTGCAACTGGTCAAGGGCAATCCGAACCTGAGCTTCGAAGAGGTGCTGACCGACATTCGCCTGCGGGACGAGCGCGATTCCTCGCGCGCTTCTGCCCCGCTTGAGAAAGCGGCGGATGCCGTCTTGCTTGATACGACCGATTTAGGTATAGAGGCGGCCATCGAACATGCGCGACGCATCGTGAAGGACCGCCGCGGCTCTTTTTAAGGGCCAATCTCACCGGCGCTCTTTTTCAGGCAGGATCACGAACGGCGCCCTCGCGGACCCTTCCGGGTTTTCCGGCATGTGACATTCCCATCCCAAAGCCGCTGTTCGTGTGGCCGAAGCCGTGCGCTTCGCCGTTCCTGTCCGCTTACGCCGTCTTCGTCGCGGCCATGCCTCAGCGCCAACCCAAAACTGAGATTACATGAGCGATTACAATCCGTCGCGTGACGATTTCGCAGCCCTTCTGGACGAATCCCTCCACGGCCGCGACATGCTCGAAGGTCAGGTCGTACACGGCCTGGTCGTCGGTCTGGAAAAGGACTTCGTTATCGTCGATGTCGGTCTGAAGACCGAAGGCCGCATCTCGCTGAAGGAATTCGGCTCGGACGCCGCCAACATCAAGGCCGGCGACACCGTCGAAGTCTATCTGGAACGCGTCGAAAACGCCATGGGCGAAGCGGTCATCAGCCGTGAGAAGGCCCGCCGCGAAGAAGCCTGGACCCGCCTTGAAGTCATCTTCAACAAGGGCGAGCCGGTCATGGGCACCATCGTCGGCCGCGTCAAGGGCGGCTTCACCGTCGATATGGACGGCGCTTCGGGCTTCCTGCCCGGTTCGCAGGTCGATATCCGTCCGGTGCGCGACATCGCCCCGCTGATGGGCAAGGAACAGCCCTTCGCCATCCTGAAGATGGACCGTCCGCGCGGCAACATCGTCGTGTCGCGTCGCGCCATCCTCGAAGAAGCGCGCGCTGAACAGCGCACCGAGCTGGTCGGCCAACTGGCCGAAGGCGAAATCCGTGACGGCGTCGTCAAGAACATCACCGACTACGGTGCGTTCGTTGACCTCGGCGGCATCGACGGCCTGCTGCACGTCACCGACATGTCGTGGAAGCGCGTCTCGCATCCGTCGCAAGTCCTCAACGTCGGCGACAGCGTCAAGGTTCAGATCATCAAGATCAACCCGGACACGCAGCGCATCTCGCTCGGCATGAAGCAACTGCAGTCCGATCCGTGGGACGGCGTCGAAGCCAAATACCCGGTCGGCGGCAAGTTCACCGGTCGCATCACCAACATTACTGACTACGGCGCGTTCGTCGAACTGGAGTCGGGCGTCGAAGGTCTGGTGCACGTTTCGGAAATGTCCTGGACCAAGAAGAACGTCCATCCGGGCAAGATCGTTTCGACTTCGCAGGAAGTCGACGTGGTCGTGCTGGAAGTCGACGCCGGCAAGCGCCGCGTGTCGCTGGGCCTGAAGCAAGCCCAGAACAACCCGTGGGACGACTTCCTGTCGAAGCACCCGATCGGTTCGGTGATCGAAGGCGAAGTGAAGAACGCGACCGAATTCGGTCTGTTCGTCGGCTTCGAAAACGACATCGACGGCATGGTGCACCTGTCGGACCTCGACTGGAACGTGGCGGGCGAAGAAGCCATCGCCAAGTACAAGAAGGGCGATGTCGTCAAGACCAAGGTTCTGGACGTCGACGTCGAAAAGGAACGCATCTCGCTGGGCATCAAGCAGCTTGGCGGCGATCCGATGTCGGGCGACACCTTCCGCAAGGGCCAGACCGTGACCGTGACCGTGACTGAAGTCACTTCGGGCGGTATCGAAGTCAAGTTCGGTGAAGATGACGCGCCGGTTTCGGCCTTTATCCGCAAGTCGGACCTGTCGCGCGACCGTAACGAGCAGCGCGTTGAGCGTTATGCCGTGGGTGACCGCGTCGACGCCCAGATCACCAATGTCGACAAGGCCGCCCGCAAGGTGTCGGTGTCGATCAAGGCTCTGGAAATGGCCGATGAAAAGCAGGCCATCGAACAGTACGGCTCTCAGGACTCCGGCGCTTCGCTGGGCGACATCCTGGGTGCGGCCCTGCGCGGCCAAACCAAAGAGTAAGTACAGGAATAAGGCCTGACGGTCTGTTTCCCGCCCCCGGTTCTCAGGTTCGCAAGGCCTGAAAACCGGGGGCTTTTTTTGTGCGCCGCAGCGCCCGATGCGCGGTATGTAGCCGGTTACAGAGTGGTATTGTGCGCAAACGTACCTCAAGAGGCATTAATTTTTGAAACAACCCCTTGAAGGGGCTTTCATTTTCGATCATGCTCCCTCCATGTTGTGCTGACGGGTGTTCGGCTGCGTTGCAATGTGGCCATGTTTGTGGGGCCGCAGGATTAGCAGGCGCCTTCTATATTTTCGAACCTGGGTTCGGGGGATAAGATGTTAAAATCGGAACTGATCGAGCGTTTGGCGTCCGAATATCCGCATATGACGCAAAAGGACGTGGAACGGATCGTCAATCTGATCCTCGATTCGATGATAGAGACGCTCGAAAAGGGCGGCCGCGTCGAGCTTCGCGGCTTCGGCGCTTTCTCGGTGCGTTCGCGCCCGGCGCGCGTGGGCCGCAATCCCCGGACGGGTGAGGCGGTGTCGGTCCCGGCCAAGCACGTGCCGTTTTTCAAGAGCGGCAAGGAACTGCGTGAACGCCTGAATTTGACGGGTGACGACAACGAATAGGAGGCGCCCATGAGCATCGTTTCGGAATTCAAGACCTTCCTTATGCGTGGCAACGTCATCGACCTGGCGGTCGGTGTGGTTATCGGTGGCGCCTTCGGCAAGATCGTTTCGTCTCTGGTCGATAACATCATCATGCCGCCGATCGGCTTGCTGACGGGCGGGGTCGATTTCTCCGATCTCAAGCTGGTGCTGAAGGCCGCCGTTGGCGAAACGCCGGAAGTGGCCATCAGCTATGGCCTGTTCATCAATACCCTGATCCAGTTCGTGATCATCGGCGCGGCCATCTTCATGGTGGTCAAGGCCATCAATCGCCTGTTCCCGCCGCCTGCCGCTCCCGCGGCCCCGGCCGGACCTTCGGAGAAGGAACTGCTGGCGGATATCCTCGAAGAATTGAAGAAGAAATAAAAAAAGGCGCGGAGGGTTCCGCGCCTTTTTGTCTGTCTGGATAGACCGGTCTAAGCGAAAAGCGTGGTCAGGCCGATCAGTTCCAGATCGCGCGCCTTGATGAGGTAGACAGGTATGTCCTGCATATAGCCGCGCAGGCGACCCTTATCGTTGAAACGATCCTCGAAAGCCTTCCAGTCGATCAATTCGCTGATCATCTCGATATACTCGCCGGCCAGATATATACCGCCGCGCGCGCCCAGCATAAGGGCGGTGTCGGAAGCCATGGCGGCAAGGAAACCCTGACTTATGGAAATGGCTTCCACCGCACGCGCGTCGCCCGTGTGGGCCAGTGCCATGACTTCGGCGGCGTTAACGCGGCGGCTGTCGCCTTCGTCCACGCGGCCGAGGATTTCATAGATTTCCGCCAGGCCCTGCATGGAGACGACGCGCTCACGTGACACATGGCCGTATTTGCGTTCCAGATGCTCAAACACTTGCGCCTCGCGCGCCGTAGTGACGGCGAGGTCCGCATGACCGCCTTCGCATGGCAGAACGGTGGGGTGCCCCAGATCGTCGAGCACGATGCCGGCCAGGCCCAGGCCGCGCCCGGCGCCGACCAGCGCACGCGCCTGACCATCCTCGCCATCGCCGCCACAGACCTTGACCAGTTCCGAACTGAACAGGCGATCTACGGCCATGGCCTTGCATACGCAGTCATTGACGACATGCAGACGCTGGATATTCAACAGGTCGCGCAGATGCTGACGATCGACGCGGAAATTGTGGTTGGGCATGGCGAAGCCGCCATCGACCTCCCACCCGCAGGCCGACACCGCCGCGGCCATGAGGTCGGGCTGGTTGTTGGCTTCGAGAAAATCGACTATGGAGGCGTTGAATTCTTCGACCGACTTGCACGGATACAGCGTGGCGTCGGACGGACGTTCGCCCGGCGTCACTAGCGCCAGTTTCATATGGGCGCTATTGGAGAGGTCGCTCAAAAGAACGGCAGTCATATAGTTTTCCCCTGTCAGGTATGCGCCAATTAAAGCCGGCGCGTTTTTTGTGATTCAAGAATTACCCTTAATTCTTGATTTTTCTTAAAGCTCGATACATTTGACGTAAAAATCAAGGCGTTTCATGACTATCAAGGCAAAAATTTGCGGTATTACGGATGATGATAGCGCTCGCATCGCGATAGATGACAGCGCTGGCATGTTAGGCTTCATCTCATTTCCGAAAAGTCCGAGACATCTTGACTTGGATCGCATGGCGCAGTTGATTGCAAATGCGACCGCCTATACTGCACGCGTCGGTAAAAACGTGAAATGTGTCAGTGTATTGGTCGATCCGCACGATTCGCTTCTGGAAGCGATTGCGCAGAAGGTCCGCCCCGACCTTATCCAGTTGCACGGCCATGAGAGTCCGGAGCGCGTGCGTCATATCCGTGAACGATTCGGCATCCCCCTGATCAAGGCGATCAGCGTCGAAACCCGTGCCGATGTCCTGTCCGCAACGCCCTATGAAGACTTTGTCGAGCACCTGCTGTTCGACGCCAAGCCGCCCAGGGACGCCACCCTGCCCGGCGGGGTCGGGGCACGGTTCGACTGGACGCTGATGGAGGGCTATCCTGCAAGACGGCCGTGGCTGCTGGCGGGTGGACTCACCCCCTGGAACGTGGCCGAGGCCGTATCGCAGTCGAAAGCCAACATGGTCGATGTTTCTTCTGGTGTTGAGCGGTCGCCGGGACTAAAAGACGCAGCACTGATCTCTCAGTTTCTTAAGGCCGTAAAAGGGCTTTAGTTCAAAAGGACCTTTCCCCGTGGATGACGCCATCCTGACCAATCGCTACAACATGCCGGACGCCAAAGGGCGCTTCGGTGATTTCGGCGGGCTCTATGTCCCCGAAACCCTCATGCCGCTCGTTCTCGAACTGGGCGAAGCGTGGGCCCAGGCGAAACAGGATGAGGCCTTTTGGGCGGAGTATCATCACCTTCTCAAATACTTTGTCGGTCGCCCCAGCCCGCTCTATCTGGCGGAGCGTCTCACCGACTATTTCGGCGGTGCCAAAATCTATTTCAAGCGCGAAGAGCTGAACCACACCGGCGCGCACAAGATCAATAACTGCATCGGTCAGATCCTGCTGGCGCGGCGTATGGGCCGCACGCGCATCATCGCTGAAACAGGCGCCGGTCAACACGGTGTGGCTTCGGCTACGGTGTGCGCCAAGTTTGATCTTCCGTGTACGGTCTATATGGGCGCACTGGACGTTGAGCGCCAAAAACCCAATGTGTTTCGTATGCAGTTGATGGGCACGAAGGTGCACCCGGTGACCAACGGCAACGGCACGCTAAAGGACGCCATGAACGAGGCCCTGCGCGACTGGGTCACCAATGTTCATGACACTTACTATATGATCGGCACCGCCGCCGGCATGCACCCCTATCCGGAAATGGTTCGCGACTTCCAGACCATCATCGGCAAGGAAACGCGCCAGCAGATACTCGAAGCCGAAGGCCGTCTGCCGGATGCCGTCATCGCCTGCGTTGGCGGAGGCTCCAACGCCATCGGCATGTTCCACCCCTTCATCGACGATGAGAGCGTGAAGATTGTCGGTGTCGAAGCCGCCGGTCACGGGCTCGACGTTTATAATGGTCACGCCGCTTCGCTGAACGGCGGTCGTCCGGGGGTGCTGCACGGCAACCGCACCTATCTGCTTCAGGATGACGACGGTCAGATTCTCGAAGGCCACTCGATCTCGGCGGGTCTCGACTATCCGGGTATCGGGCCGGAGCACGCGCACCTGTTCGATACGGGGCGCGCCCGCTATGTCTACGCCACCGACGAAGAGGCGCTGGCGGCCTTCCAACTGACCTCCAAGCTCGAAGGCATCATCCCGGCGCTCGAATCCTCGCACGCCATCGCCCGTGTCGGCGATCTGGCCAAAGAGGTCGGTAAGGACGGTATCGTCGTGCTCAACCTGTCGGGTCGCGGCGATAAGGACATCTTCACCGTGGCGAAAGCCCTCGGTCAGCAAATGGGGAATCTCTAACCGTGTCAGTCGCGCGTATCAACGCCCGCTTCGCCCAGCTCAAGGCGGAGAACCGGGCCGCTTTTGTCTCCTACATCATGGCCGGGGACCCGGATCTCGAAACCTCTTTCGACGTGCTGAAGGGCTTGGCCGAGGCCGGGGCCGACATTATCGAGCTGGGCTTCCCCTTCTCCGACCCCATGGCCGAAGGCCCGATCATTCAGTTGGCCGCCGAGCGTTCGCTGAAGAACGGCACCAGGATCGCCGACGTTTTCGCCCTCGCTTCACGGTTTCGTGAAATTAATCACGACACACCGCTGATTCTGATGGGCTACATGAATCCGGTCGAGAATATGGGCTATCCGGCCTTCGCCGAAGCCTGCGCCAAGGCTGGCGTCGATGGCGTGATCGTCGTCGATTGTCCGCCGGAAGAAGCCGAACGTCTGATTGATGCGCTCGATGCCGCCGATGTGGCCCTGATCCGTCTGATCACCCCGACCAGCGACGACAATCGACTGAAAACGCTGGTGAAGCGCACCAAGGGCTTCGTCTATTACGTCTCCGTGGCGGGCGTCACCGGCGTCAAGGAAGCCGATGCCGAGGGTATCCGCGACGCCGTGGCCCACGTTCGCGAAGTCGCCAGCCTGCCCGTCGTCGTCGGTTTCGGCATCAAGACGCCGGAGCGTGCCGCCGAAATCGCCCGTATCGCCGACGGCAGCGTCGTCGGCTCGGTTCTGGTCGATTCAATAGCGAAATCTTTACTTGAAAATTCGCCTGTCAGGACAAAAGTACTGGAAACCGCCGGTCTTTTGGCTCAGGCTGTCCGTAACGCAAGAAACTAGGCCCTCAAACTCTGAAGACGCGGCGGAAAGGGATTGTTAACCCTTTGTTCGCACGACGCACCTTAGAGAAACGCATAGATTTTTGAGCGCCCCCGGAGTTTAGTGACCTGTATGGCCATTGCCGACAAATTAGCCAAGAGTAGACGCGCCTTGCCGAATCCCGCCCGCCCCACGGACCGCCGCGACAGCGGTGGCTGGCTCGCCAAGATCGCCCCCGGCGTCTCCAAGTTCGTGTCCAAGCGCGAAACGCCTGAAAATCTGTGGGTCAAGGACCCCGATACGGGCGAGATGATCTATCGTCCTGACCTGGAGGCCGCCCTGTGGGTGACGCCGACGGGTCGGCACATGCGCATCAATGCGCAAACACGTCTGTCCTTTACCTTCGACAACGGTGAATACGAAGCCCTCGACACGCCCGCTGTGCCCGAAGACCCGCTGCATTTCTCCGACGGCAAGCCTTACGCCCAGCGCCTCAAGGCGGCGCGCGATGCGTCTGGCGCGAAGGACACCATGCAGATCGGCTATGGCAAGGTATCGGATGTGCCCTGCGTCGTGCTGGTGCAGGACTTCACCTTTATGGGTGGCTCGCTTGGCATGGCTGCGGGCGAAGCCTTTATTGCCGCCTGCCGTTACGCGGTTGAGCGCAAGGTGCCGCTGGTCGCCATCACGGCTTCGGGCGGGGCGCGGATGCAGGAAGGCACGCTCTCCCTGATGCAACTGGCGCGCACGACACTCGCCATTCAGGAACTCAAGTCGGCGCAACTGCCGTACATCGTCGTTCTGACCGACCCGACCACGGGCGGCGTCTCGGCCTCCTACGCCATGCTGGGCGACATCCATCTGGCAGAGCCGGGCGCGCTGATCTGCTTCGCCGGCCCGCGTGTGATCGAGACCACTATCCGCGAAAAACTGCCTGAAGGCTTCCAGCGCGCCGAATACCTCGTCGACAAAGGCATGGTGGACCGTGTCGTTCCGCGTGCAGAGCTTCCCGAAGTGCTGGGCGCGTTGATGTCCATGCTGATGGATGGCAAGCGTCGGGTGGCCTGATTGATCACAGGTTTGAGGGGTCTCAGACCCCATTCGTGCCTTATATTCGGATCAATCGATATGTTCCGGCTTTGAACTCACAGTCTCATTAGACCGGCACTGCCAGCACCACCATTTAAACAAAGCCGTCCTTCAAGGCGGCTTTGTTTCATTTCCCGTGCCACGAAGCGCAAGGCAGCACCCCTATGCTTGCAACAGAAATCATGCATATCAGCGGAGGACGGCTTGGCGATGCCGTCTGCCATCTACGCCTTAAGGGGGAGGCGATATCTTATTACAAAATCCTGTATTTGTGGATAGTTACAATCTCCATCATAGGCATGTCCGCAGCGGTCGCACTGATTGGCGCCATAATAATCAATAGATTTTTTGATGCAGGCCTGCCCATTGGCGATATCACCATCATGGACGTCCTTTTCGTCACGTGGCTTAGCTTTCCTATGTATGGCATGGCGCGCTTTCTCAAATGGTGGGTGACAAAATCGGTGCAGTGAGCCTACCCGGTTCATGCCCATCGATACCTGCTGCATCCTTATGGCAATTCTCCTCACCCTCCCCATCTCTGCATAAAGGAGGCCTTCATGAGCGATATCATCGACAATACGGCGCAAAGCCGTTTCGAACTGACCCGCGACGGGTACGTCGCCTATGCCGACTACCATCTGCAGGGCGAGGTGCTGAATATCGACTACGTCTTCGCACCGCCGGAATTGCGCGGCTCAGGCGCGGCCGGCGAGTTGATGAAGGGCATTGTGGCCGCCGCCCGCACGCGCGGTCAGAAGATCCACCCCATCTGCGGCTACGCGGCGGCGTGGCTGAAACGCTCATCCGAGAGCTACGATCTGCTGATCTAGCGTTTATAGCGCAGCGACAGCATCACGGAACGGCGGTTGTCGTAGCTGAGGATGCCCTCGCCCGTGCGTTGGATGGGGATGTCCGCGTCCAGCGCATTGTCGACCGTTAGGCGCAAACTGAGATCATCCGTCACCGGTCGTTCGGCTCTCAGACGCAGCTTCGACGCCGGCGACAAACGCTGACGGTTGAGATCGTCCTCGAAGCTTTCGCCGATGAACAGCCCGTCCGCACCAAGCTCGGTCTCCCCGACACGGTAATCCGCCCCCAGCGACAGCAGATAGGCCTGGGCCTGCGCCGGACGCTTGCCTTTCAGCGCCGGATCGCCGCCCGTCATTTTGGCATCGGTCAGGGTGCCGGACATAGTCAGGTTGAGGCGCTCCGAGGCCCGCCATCGCGCGGAGAGTTCCAGACCTGTGGCGCGCACCTCACCGGCGTTCTGACGCTGACGCAGCACGCCGCCTGCCGGGATAAACCCCGCCGTGGGGAAGGTGCCCGGCCCGAAGCCGATGGTGATATTGCTGATCGGGTCGCTGAGGCGGTTATGGAAGACGCCCATATCGATACTTAGCGCCTCACCGGCATAACGCCAGCCCGCTTCAATGCCACTGAGCTTTTCCGGCTTCAGAGCGCTGTTGGCCTCGGTGACGTCATTACCGACTCGAAACGGGCGATAAAGCTCATTAAGCGACGGTGGGCGGAAACCGTTATAGACCGCCGCGCGCCACTGATGCGGACCCGCTTGGCGAGTGATACCGAGCCGTGCCGACCCCACCGTCGCCTCAGCGTCTTCGGGGTGAATATCGAGAACCGGCGCGCCATTGGTCAAATCGTCCTCCCGACGGAAACCGCGTGTCGCCTGCCAGCGATCGGCGCGCACCGCGGCGGTCACACTGACCGCACCGAAGCGCCGCGTGCCCTGTATATACAGGCCCGCCACGTCGGTACGGCCACCGGCCGCCCGGTAGCGCGTGGCCATGCCGTTCATATAACGGAAACGTTCGCGCGCTTCGCCTTCGCTGCGGCGGGCATCGACCCCGGCTTCCCATTCGCCGCTTTCGCTTTCGCCGCGCAGGGCC
Encoded proteins:
- a CDS encoding TIGR02300 family protein; translated protein: MADPALGTKQICPNCTAKFYDLNKRPAHCPKCDNEFDPEEALRTRRTRVRPVAPDEYEMDDEAEDQVKGKTPGDEDEDEEPEIITPEIDEVVADDTLLADEDDELDPADPARVAPDAVDMDIEDADLTDDDADDVPFLEDDEDDTFDEDIDGLPGEDSEDDI
- the cmk gene encoding (d)CMP kinase — translated: MTDSLIIAFDGPAASGKGTLASVIAQDYGLPMLDTGLIYRAVGFQRAQKGLSLDDVQPMVEIARTLDTETLDNPALRGREAGEWASQVAAIPEVREALKQFQIDFAHQAGGAVLDGRDIGTVIAPDADVKIFVTARAEVRAHRRWLQLVKGNPNLSFEEVLTDIRLRDERDSSRASAPLEKAADAVLLDTTDLGIEAAIEHARRIVKDRRGSF
- the rpsA gene encoding 30S ribosomal protein S1 — protein: MSDYNPSRDDFAALLDESLHGRDMLEGQVVHGLVVGLEKDFVIVDVGLKTEGRISLKEFGSDAANIKAGDTVEVYLERVENAMGEAVISREKARREEAWTRLEVIFNKGEPVMGTIVGRVKGGFTVDMDGASGFLPGSQVDIRPVRDIAPLMGKEQPFAILKMDRPRGNIVVSRRAILEEARAEQRTELVGQLAEGEIRDGVVKNITDYGAFVDLGGIDGLLHVTDMSWKRVSHPSQVLNVGDSVKVQIIKINPDTQRISLGMKQLQSDPWDGVEAKYPVGGKFTGRITNITDYGAFVELESGVEGLVHVSEMSWTKKNVHPGKIVSTSQEVDVVVLEVDAGKRRVSLGLKQAQNNPWDDFLSKHPIGSVIEGEVKNATEFGLFVGFENDIDGMVHLSDLDWNVAGEEAIAKYKKGDVVKTKVLDVDVEKERISLGIKQLGGDPMSGDTFRKGQTVTVTVTEVTSGGIEVKFGEDDAPVSAFIRKSDLSRDRNEQRVERYAVGDRVDAQITNVDKAARKVSVSIKALEMADEKQAIEQYGSQDSGASLGDILGAALRGQTKE
- a CDS encoding integration host factor subunit beta, producing MLKSELIERLASEYPHMTQKDVERIVNLILDSMIETLEKGGRVELRGFGAFSVRSRPARVGRNPRTGEAVSVPAKHVPFFKSGKELRERLNLTGDDNE
- the mscL gene encoding large-conductance mechanosensitive channel protein MscL, with product MSIVSEFKTFLMRGNVIDLAVGVVIGGAFGKIVSSLVDNIIMPPIGLLTGGVDFSDLKLVLKAAVGETPEVAISYGLFINTLIQFVIIGAAIFMVVKAINRLFPPPAAPAAPAGPSEKELLADILEELKKK
- a CDS encoding glucokinase; translation: MTAVLLSDLSNSAHMKLALVTPGERPSDATLYPCKSVEEFNASIVDFLEANNQPDLMAAAVSACGWEVDGGFAMPNHNFRVDRQHLRDLLNIQRLHVVNDCVCKAMAVDRLFSSELVKVCGGDGEDGQARALVGAGRGLGLAGIVLDDLGHPTVLPCEGGHADLAVTTAREAQVFEHLERKYGHVSRERVVSMQGLAEIYEILGRVDEGDSRRVNAAEVMALAHTGDARAVEAISISQGFLAAMASDTALMLGARGGIYLAGEYIEMISELIDWKAFEDRFNDKGRLRGYMQDIPVYLIKARDLELIGLTTLFA
- a CDS encoding phosphoribosylanthranilate isomerase, whose product is MTIKAKICGITDDDSARIAIDDSAGMLGFISFPKSPRHLDLDRMAQLIANATAYTARVGKNVKCVSVLVDPHDSLLEAIAQKVRPDLIQLHGHESPERVRHIRERFGIPLIKAISVETRADVLSATPYEDFVEHLLFDAKPPRDATLPGGVGARFDWTLMEGYPARRPWLLAGGLTPWNVAEAVSQSKANMVDVSSGVERSPGLKDAALISQFLKAVKGL
- the trpB gene encoding tryptophan synthase subunit beta, whose product is MPDAKGRFGDFGGLYVPETLMPLVLELGEAWAQAKQDEAFWAEYHHLLKYFVGRPSPLYLAERLTDYFGGAKIYFKREELNHTGAHKINNCIGQILLARRMGRTRIIAETGAGQHGVASATVCAKFDLPCTVYMGALDVERQKPNVFRMQLMGTKVHPVTNGNGTLKDAMNEALRDWVTNVHDTYYMIGTAAGMHPYPEMVRDFQTIIGKETRQQILEAEGRLPDAVIACVGGGSNAIGMFHPFIDDESVKIVGVEAAGHGLDVYNGHAASLNGGRPGVLHGNRTYLLQDDDGQILEGHSISAGLDYPGIGPEHAHLFDTGRARYVYATDEEALAAFQLTSKLEGIIPALESSHAIARVGDLAKEVGKDGIVVLNLSGRGDKDIFTVAKALGQQMGNL
- the trpA gene encoding tryptophan synthase subunit alpha, coding for MSVARINARFAQLKAENRAAFVSYIMAGDPDLETSFDVLKGLAEAGADIIELGFPFSDPMAEGPIIQLAAERSLKNGTRIADVFALASRFREINHDTPLILMGYMNPVENMGYPAFAEACAKAGVDGVIVVDCPPEEAERLIDALDAADVALIRLITPTSDDNRLKTLVKRTKGFVYYVSVAGVTGVKEADAEGIRDAVAHVREVASLPVVVGFGIKTPERAAEIARIADGSVVGSVLVDSIAKSLLENSPVRTKVLETAGLLAQAVRNARN
- a CDS encoding acetyl-CoA carboxylase carboxyltransferase subunit beta, which produces MAIADKLAKSRRALPNPARPTDRRDSGGWLAKIAPGVSKFVSKRETPENLWVKDPDTGEMIYRPDLEAALWVTPTGRHMRINAQTRLSFTFDNGEYEALDTPAVPEDPLHFSDGKPYAQRLKAARDASGAKDTMQIGYGKVSDVPCVVLVQDFTFMGGSLGMAAGEAFIAACRYAVERKVPLVAITASGGARMQEGTLSLMQLARTTLAIQELKSAQLPYIVVLTDPTTGGVSASYAMLGDIHLAEPGALICFAGPRVIETTIREKLPEGFQRAEYLVDKGMVDRVVPRAELPEVLGALMSMLMDGKRRVA
- a CDS encoding GNAT family N-acetyltransferase, whose protein sequence is MSDIIDNTAQSRFELTRDGYVAYADYHLQGEVLNIDYVFAPPELRGSGAAGELMKGIVAAARTRGQKIHPICGYAAAWLKRSSESYDLLI
- a CDS encoding TonB-dependent receptor, with the protein product MKANLPLPLLIGLSLAVPAGAEEAEIVVRGRLKPFSGDAAFSTLTVGKPALEAAASLDEALKGEARASLFRRQSSLTANPTIQGLSLRAIAPSGAGRALVTLDGVPQNDPFGGWVIWAGLPTDAIDRARVVRGAGGGAYGAGALTGVVDMDLAPTQGGFSGGLDWGDSGNWGAQLNAGVGGLSLHYSRARRYGDAAVRAPQRGAADEGVSGDDDAVLAVWHREIGVHDLTLLAGTYDSRRDTGLSGATANASGHQYAVSLTRPTGDTGRGYRLQAWYRDSDLTNRSVSVLSGRTGTSLANDQFATPAEGYGLNAALRGESESGEWEAGVDARRSEGEARERFRYMNGMATRYRAAGGRTDVAGLYIQGTRRFGAVSVTAAVRADRWQATRGFRREDDLTNGAPVLDIHPEDAEATVGSARLGITRQAGPHQWRAAVYNGFRPPSLNELYRPFRVGNDVTEANSALKPEKLSGIEAGWRYAGEALSIDMGVFHNRLSDPISNITIGFGPGTFPTAGFIPAGGVLRQRQNAGEVRATGLELSARWRASERLNLTMSGTLTDAKMTGGDPALKGKRPAQAQAYLLSLGADYRVGETELGADGLFIGESFEDDLNRQRLSPASKLRLRAERPVTDDLSLRLTVDNALDADIPIQRTGEGILSYDNRRSVMLSLRYKR